One window from the genome of Manis pentadactyla isolate mManPen7 chromosome 15, mManPen7.hap1, whole genome shotgun sequence encodes:
- the HAS3 gene encoding hyaluronan synthase 3 — translation MPVQLTTALRVVGTSLFALAVLGGILAAYVTGYQFIHTEKHYLSFGLYGAILGLHLLIQSLFAFLEHQHMRRAGRPLKLPSPLRRSVALCIAAYQEDPDYLRKCLRSAQRIAFPDLKVVMVVDGNRQEDAYMLDIFHEVLGGTEHAGFFVWRSNFHEAGEAETEASLQEGMDRVRDVVQASTFSCIMQKWGGKREVMYTAFKALGDSVDYIQVCDSDTVLDPACTIEMLQVLEEDPQVGGVGGDVQILNKYDSWISFLSSVRYWMAFNVERACQSYFGCVQCISGPLGMYRNSLLQQFLEDWYHQKFLGSKCSFGDDRHLTNRVLSLGYRTKYTARSKCLTETPTKYLRWLNQQTRWSKSYFREWLYNSLWFHKHHLWMTYESVVTGFFPFFLIATVIQLFYRGRIWNILLFLLTVQLVGIIKATYACFLRGNAEMIFMSLYSLLYMSSLLPAKIFAIATINKSGWGTSGRKTIVVNFIGLIPVSIWVAVLLGGLAYTAYCQDLFSETELAFLVSGAILYGCYWVALLMLYLAIIARRCGKKPEQYSLAFAEV, via the exons ATGCCGGTGCAGCTGACAACAGCCCTGCGTGTGGTGGGCACCAGCCTATTTGCCTTGGCAGTGCTGGGTGGTATCCTGGCAGCCTATGTAACAGGCTACCAGTTCATCCACACAGAAAAGCACTACCTGTCCTTTGGCCTGTATGGTGCCATCCTGGGCCTGCACCTGCTCATCCAGAGCCTGTTTGCGTTCCTGGAGCACCAGCACATGCGGAGGGCAGGTCGGCCACTGAAGTTGCCATCCCCATTGCGGCGCTCGGTGGCGCTCTGCATCGCTGCATACCAAGAGGACCCTGACTACTTGCGCAAGTGCCTGCGCTCGGCCCAGCGCATCGCCTTCCCTGACCTCAAGGTGGTCATGGTGGTGGACGGCAATCGCCAGGAAGACGCCTACATGCTGGACATCTTTCATGAGGTGCTAGGTGGCACCGAGCACGCTGGCTTCTTTGTGTGGCGCAGCAACTTCCATGAGGCGGGCGAGGCCGAGACGGAGGCCAGTCTGCAGGAGGGCATGGACCGTGTGCGGGATGTAGTGCAGGCCAGTACCTTTTCATGCATCATGCAGAAGTGGGGAGGCAAGCGAGAGGTCATGTACACAGCCTTCAAGGCCCTTGGTGACTCGGTGGACTACATCCAG GTGTGTGACTCTGACACTGTGCTGGATCCAGCCTGTACCATCGAGATGCTTCAAGTCCTGGAGGAGGACCCCCAAGTAGGGGGAGTTGGGGGAGATGTCCAA ATCCTCAACAAATATGATTCATGGATATCCTTCCTGAGCAGTGTGCGGTACTGGATGGCCTTCAATGTGGAGCGGGCCTGCCAGTCCTATTTTGGCTGTGTTCAGTGTATCAGTGGGCCCTTGGGCATGTACCGCAACAGCCTCCTCCAGCAGTTCCTGGAGGACTGGTACCATCAGAAGTTCCTAGGCAGCAAGTGCAGCTTTGGGGATGACCGTCACCTCACCAACCGAGTCCTGAGCCTCGGCTACCGGACTAAGTATACAGCACGTTCAAAGTGCCTCACAGAGACCCCCACCAAGTACCTCCGGTGGCTCAACCAGCAGACCCGCTGGAGCAAGTCTTACTTCCGAGAGTGGCTCTACAACTCTCTATGGTTCCATAAGCACCACCTCTGGATGACCTACGAATCAGTGGTCACaggtttcttccctttcttcctcatcGCCACGGTCATACAGCTTTTCTACCGAGGCCGCATCTGGAATATCCTCCTCTTCCTGCTGACAGTGCAGTTGGTGGGCATTATCAAGGCTACCTATGCCTGCTTCCTTCGTGGCAATGCAGAGATGATCTTCATGTCCCTCTACTCCCTTCTCTATATGTCCAGCCTCCTGCCTGCCAAGATCTTTGCCATTGCTACCATCAACAAGTCTGGCTGGGGTACTTCTGGCCGAAAAACCATCGTGGTGAACTTCATTGGCCTCATCCCCGTGTCCATCTGGGTGGCGGTCCTTCTTGGGGGGCTGGCCTACACAGCCTATTGCCAGGATCTGTTCAGTGAGACAGAGCTAGCCTTCCTTGTCTCTGGGGCCATCCTATATGGCTGCTACTGGGTAGCCCTCCTCATGTTGTATCTGGCCATCATTGCCCGGCGATGTGGGAAGAAGCCAGAGCAGTACAGTTTAGCTTTTGCTGAGGTATGA
- the DERPC gene encoding decreased expression in renal and prostate cancer protein, which yields MKEPRIFPRERPAPWTRAPLPPRGRLEGSLGPQGGPVLNTGHPLGMNSDPFLMATGSLGGNLAPFPRNPSPFPTSSGSLASNPAPFPAGTRDPGMASFPRGMNPTGTGAVSFPRPGGLLGPGPGPALNPRPGALPGPGPLSNPRLGGLPGPGPMSNPRAGGLLGTGPDPRSGGPMGPGSGPNMRGVLLTSGNGPPNPRPIGLGPGPSPNLRSGFVGTNPAPRSGMFPGPGLGTNPRASGLAPGIGPNPRAGGLGPGPNLDTRVGGLLGTGSGLNLRMAGPQGLDLAPILRAAGLLGANSASFSQASGNMGTSPSSMARIPGPMGPSSGPGSRGIGLPGPNPSPMSRAPGPIGPNSGHFSRPAGPVGVNANPFPRGTGSGGLNPAAFSQSSGTLASNPANFQRSAGLQGSGPAVFPRACGPLGPNPTNFPRATGLQGPSPATFPRSTGPLGPGQVSFPRSAPGPLGSSAGPVGINPAAYARPTGTLGLNPASFPRMNGPVGKTLVPFPRVGSLPGTNQAAFPRPGGPMTAMYPNGMLPP from the coding sequence ATGAAAGAACCCCGGATTTTCCCTAGAGAGCGGCCAGCTCCTTGGACTCGTGCTCCGCTGCCACCTCGAGGACGCCTCGAAGGTTCCCTGGGACCACAGGGGGGTCCTGTTCTGAACACAGGCCACCCACTGGGCATGAACTCAGATCCCTTCCTTATGGCAACTGGTTCTCTTGGTGGAAATCTGGCCCCATTTCCAAGGAACCCTTCTCCTTTTCCAACTTCATCAGGCTCATTGGCTTCAAATCCAGCACCTTTCCCTGCTGGTACTCGTGACCCAGGCATGGCTTCTTTTCCAAgagggatgaatcccactggcACAGGTGCAGTTTCTTTCCCAAGGCCTGGTGGCCTCTtgggcccaggcccagggccaGCTCTAAACCCTAGGCCAGGGGCTCTTCCAGGGCCAGGGCCTCTGTCTAATCCAAGGTTAGGGGGTCTCCCAGGGCCAGGTCCCATGTCTAATCCAAGGGCAGGTGGTCTCCTGGGAACAGGTCCTGACCCCAGAAGTGGTGGCCCCATGGGCCCTGGATCTGGACCCAACATGAGAGGTGTCCTGTTGACTTCTGGGAATGGTCCTCCCAATCCTAGGCCCATTGGCCTGGGCCCTGGACCAAGTCCCAATCTGAGATCAGGCTTTGTGGGTACAAACCCTGCCCCGAGGTCAGGTATGTTTCCAGGCCCTGGCCTTGGGACCAACCCAAGAGCAAGTGGTCTGGCTCCAGGCATTGGGCCTAACCCAAGGGCAGGTGGCCTGGGCCCAGGCCCTAATCTGGACACCAGAGTAGGTGGCCTCTTGGGCACAGGGTCTGGTCTTAACTTAAGAATGGCTGGACCCCAAGGCCTAGATCTTGCCCCCATTCTAAGAGCAGCAGGTCTTTTAGGAGCCAATTCAGCTTCTTTCTCCCAGGCCTCTGGAAACATGGGTACAAGCCCCTCCTCCATGGCAAGAATACCTGGACCCATGGGCCCAAGCTCGGGTCCTGGCTCTCGGGGAATTGGCCTTCCGGGCCCAAATCCATCCCCCATGTCAAGGGCTCCTGGACCCATAGGCCCCAattcaggtcatttttcaaggccAGCTGGCCCTGTGGGAGTAAATGCTAATCCCTTTCCGAGGGGGACAGGTTCAGGAGGACTGAATCCGGCTGCCTTCTCTCAGTCTTCTGGTACATTGGCTTCAAACCCAGCCAATTTCCAGAGGTCTGCTGGCCTTCAGGGCTCAGGTCCAGCAGTGTTCCCAAGAGCCTGTGGGCCACTAGGCCCCAACCCAACTAACTTCCCAAGGGCCACTGGCTTACAGGGTCCAAGTCCAGCTACCTTCCCAAGGTCTACTGGCCCATTAGGCCCTGGCCAGGTTAGTTTCCCAAGGTCAGCTCCTGGGCCCCTGGGCTCTTCAGCAGGCCCTGTGGGTATCAACCCAGCTGCTTATGCAAGGCCAACTGGGACCCTGGGTCTAAATCCAGCTTCCTTTCCAAGGATGAATGGCCCTGTAGGCAAGACTTTGGTCCCATTTCCTAGAGTGGGGAGCCTCCCTGGCACAAACCAAGCTGCTTTCCCCAGACCAGGCGGTCCAATGACTGCAATGTATCCAAATGGAATGTTACCCCCTTAA
- the CHTF8 gene encoding chromosome transmission fidelity protein 8 homolog, which yields MVQIVISSAGAGGLAEWVLMELQGEIEARYSTGLAGNLLGDLHYTTEGIPVLIVGHHILYGKVIHLEKPFAVLVKHTPGEDCDELACKTGTQYLVTALIKNKILFKTRPKPIITNVPKKV from the exons ATGGTGCAAATTGTTATTTCCAG tgctggggCTGGAGGCCTGGCAGAATGggtgctgatggagctacaggggGAGATCGAGGCTCGCTACAGCACTGGATTAGCTGGAAACCTCCTGGGAGACCTACATTACACCACTGAG GGAATCCCTGTGCTGATCGTGGGACATCATATCCTGTATGGGAAAGTCATCCACCTCGAGAAACCTTTTGCTGTCCTTGTCAAACACACTCCTGGGGAGGATTGTGATGAGCTTGCCTGCAAGACTGGCACCCAATACCTGGTGACAGCACTCATCAAAAACAAGATTCTTTTCAAAACTCGCCCTAAGCCCATTATCACCAACGTCCCCAAGAAAGTATGA